One genomic segment of Vespa velutina chromosome 10, iVesVel2.1, whole genome shotgun sequence includes these proteins:
- the LOC124952166 gene encoding integrin beta-PS isoform X2, producing MFGNLRWIIAIVIAILTLIVTANYTPSERLTGMNPCISKQTCHECIQTPHCAWCAAPRFSEKRCFLPNINTKILVTCPEKYTWNPDNVFSMVRHRNLTKGGYSVGSNAGIESHGSFEHTSSTNYSSTSSTHFHQESSSSGSSSSKRQDAVQMWPQEVNLKLRINEAYRMSFAYSQAEDYPVDLYYLMDLSKSMEDDKKKLSDLGQLLVESMSKITSNFRLGFGSFVDKVVMPYVNTMPKFLVEPCDGCAAPYGYKNIMRLSQDTRHFAGLVRNASVSGNLDAPEGGFDAIMQAIVCRNQIGWREKARRLLVFSTDAGFHYAGDGKLGGIVKPNDGMCHLDYNGLYTHSSLQDYPSISQINLKVKQNAINIIWAVTEEQINVYKKLTKHVEGSFAGKLSDDSSNVVELIREQYNAISSSVEMKDTASSAVKVKYFSSCLGSGPAIETSKCDGLKVGTKVEFIAEIEVTSCPTNRSEWKQKFDIYPVGINETLTINLEMLCDCECERDGPMYEPKSPECNGVGTLNCGVCDCYDGFFGKRCECSPHQEMSGFDKHFQSCRPDNTSLVDCSGRGTCACGQCECEERENPEEIISGRFCECDNFSCDRDQGFLCSNHGTCECGQCVCNAGWSGPSCSCRSSNDSCIAPGTINGILCSGHGDCICGECICHEEGNTRYSGKYCNKCPTCPSRCEELKSCVQCQMYGTGNYSNPEECAKNCREFVPEAVENVIGDVDNDEVMCYGTDEDDCKYNFVYYYNETNCLKVRAQAERECPPRVNMLGIVLGVIAAIVLIGLALLLLWKLLTTIHDRREFARFEKERMLAKWDTGENPIYKQATSTFKNPTYAGK from the exons ATGTTTGGAAATTTAAGATGGATCATAGCAATAGTAATAGCGATATTGACTTTAATAGTCACAGCAAATTATACACCTTCAGAAAGACTGACAGGAATGAATCCTTGTATCAGTAAACAAACATGTCATGAATGTATACAGACTCCACATTGTGCTTGGTGTGCAGCTCCt AGATTTTCTGAAAAGAGATGTTTCCTTCCTAACATAAACACTAAAATACTTGTAACATGTCCAGAGAAATATACATGGAATCCGGACAATGTTTTTAGTATGGTGAGACATCGTAATTTAACCAAAGGAGGTTATTCAGTCGGTAGTAATGCTGGCATAGAAAGTCATGGTTCTTTCGAACATACTTCTTCCACAAATTATTCTAGCACAAGTTCTACACATTTTCATCAGGAAAGCTcgagtagtggtagtagtagtagtaaaagaCAAGATGCTGTACAAATGTGGCCCCAAGAAGTGAATTTAAAACTTAGAATAA atgAGGCCTATAGGATGTCATTTGCATATTCTCAAGCTGAAGATTATCCAGTTGATCTATATTATCTTATGGATTTAAGTAAATCGATGGaagatgataagaaaaagttATCTGACTTAGGTCAGTTACTCGTAGAAAGTATGAGTAAAATTACAAGCAATTTCCGTTTGGGTTTTGGTAGTTTCGTTGATAAAGTAGTAATGCCCTATGTAAACACAATGCCAAAATT TCTTGTAGAGCCATGTGATGGATGTGCAGCACCATATGGATACAAAAATATCATGAGACTTTCACAAGATACAAGACATTTTgct GGTTTAGTTAGAAATGCCTCTGTTTCGGGTAATTTAGATGCTCCTGAAGGAGGATTTGATGCAATTATGCAAGCTATTGTTTGTAGAAATCAAATTGGTTGGCGAGAAAAAGCCCGTAGACTGTTGGTATTTTCAACAGATGCTGGGTTTCATTACGCTGGTGATGGCAAATTAGGTGGCATTGTGAAACCAAATGATGGAATGTGCCATCTAGATTATAATGGTCTTTACACTCATTCTTCACTTCAAGATTATCCAAGCATATcgcaaattaatttaaaagttaaaCAAAATGCTATTAACATTATATGGGCAGTTACTGAAGAACAAatcaatgtatataaaaagttaacgAAACACGTAGAGGGATCATTTGCAGGAAAACTATCAGATGATTCGAGTAATGTTGTGGAATTGATTCGGGAACAATATAATGCTATTTCTAGTTCAGTAGAAATGAAAGATACTGCTAGTAGTGCTgtgaaagtaaaatatttttcaagttgTTTAGGCTCAGGACCAGCTATCGAAACTTCAAAGTGTGATGGATTGAAAGTTGGTACAAAAGTAGAATTTATTGCTGAAATCGAAGTTACTAGTTGCCCCACTAATCGGTCTGAATGGAAACagaaatttgatatttatccA GTTGGTATCAATGAaacattaacaattaatttagaaatgtTATGTGATTGTGAATGTGAACGAGATGGTCCTATGTATGAACCAAAATCTCCTGAATGTAATGGTGTTGGTACATTGAATTGTGGAGTCTGTGATTGTTATGATGGATTCTTTGGAAAACGTTGTGAATGTAGTCCACATCAAGAAATGAGTGGATTTGATAAGCATTTTCAATCTTGTAGACCAGATAATACGTCTCTAGTAGATTGTTCAGGAAGAGGTACTTGTGCGTGTGGTCAATGTGAatgtgaagaaagagagaatcctgaagaa atAATATCAGGTCGTTTTTGTGAGTGTGACAATTTCTCGTGCGATCGTGATCAAGGATTTCTTTGTTCAAATCATGGAACTTGTGAATGTGGACAGTGTGTTTGTAATGCTGGTTGGTCTGGACCATCTTGTAGTTGTAGATCTTCAAATGATTCCTGCATAGCACCAGGAACTATTAATGGTATACTTTGTTCAGGACAT GGTGATTGTATTTGTGGTGAATGTATTTGTCATGAAGAAGGTAACACAAGATACTCTGGTAAATATTGTAACAAATGCCCAACATGTCCAAGTAGATGTGAGGAACTTAAAAGTTGTGTACAATGTCAAATGTATGGAACTGGAAATTATAGCAATCCAGAAGAATGTGCTAAAAATTGCAGAGAATTTGTACCCGAAGCTGTAGAAAATGTTATAGGTGATGTTGATAATGATGAAGTTATGTGTTATGGAACAGATGAAGATGACTGCAAGtataatttcgtttattattataatgaaacgaATTGCTTAAAAGTACGTGCACAGGCAGAGAGAGAATGTCCACCTCGAGTGAATATGCTTGGAATAGTATTAGGAGTTATAGCTGCAATAGTTCTAATAGGTTTAgctttattgttattatggaaATTATTAACAACGATACATGATAGAAGAGAATTTGcaagatttgaaaaagaaagaatgctGGCCAAATGGGATACA GGTGAAAATCCTATTTATAAACAAGCAACATCTACTTTTAAAAATCCTACATATGctggaaaataa
- the LOC124952166 gene encoding integrin beta-PS isoform X1: MAKFKHFVMKRMFGNLRWIIAIVIAILTLIVTANYTPSERLTGMNPCISKQTCHECIQTPHCAWCAAPRFSEKRCFLPNINTKILVTCPEKYTWNPDNVFSMVRHRNLTKGGYSVGSNAGIESHGSFEHTSSTNYSSTSSTHFHQESSSSGSSSSKRQDAVQMWPQEVNLKLRINEAYRMSFAYSQAEDYPVDLYYLMDLSKSMEDDKKKLSDLGQLLVESMSKITSNFRLGFGSFVDKVVMPYVNTMPKFLVEPCDGCAAPYGYKNIMRLSQDTRHFAGLVRNASVSGNLDAPEGGFDAIMQAIVCRNQIGWREKARRLLVFSTDAGFHYAGDGKLGGIVKPNDGMCHLDYNGLYTHSSLQDYPSISQINLKVKQNAINIIWAVTEEQINVYKKLTKHVEGSFAGKLSDDSSNVVELIREQYNAISSSVEMKDTASSAVKVKYFSSCLGSGPAIETSKCDGLKVGTKVEFIAEIEVTSCPTNRSEWKQKFDIYPVGINETLTINLEMLCDCECERDGPMYEPKSPECNGVGTLNCGVCDCYDGFFGKRCECSPHQEMSGFDKHFQSCRPDNTSLVDCSGRGTCACGQCECEERENPEEIISGRFCECDNFSCDRDQGFLCSNHGTCECGQCVCNAGWSGPSCSCRSSNDSCIAPGTINGILCSGHGDCICGECICHEEGNTRYSGKYCNKCPTCPSRCEELKSCVQCQMYGTGNYSNPEECAKNCREFVPEAVENVIGDVDNDEVMCYGTDEDDCKYNFVYYYNETNCLKVRAQAERECPPRVNMLGIVLGVIAAIVLIGLALLLLWKLLTTIHDRREFARFEKERMLAKWDTGENPIYKQATSTFKNPTYAGK, translated from the exons ATGGCTAAGTTTAAACATTTTGTAATGAAAA gAATGTTTGGAAATTTAAGATGGATCATAGCAATAGTAATAGCGATATTGACTTTAATAGTCACAGCAAATTATACACCTTCAGAAAGACTGACAGGAATGAATCCTTGTATCAGTAAACAAACATGTCATGAATGTATACAGACTCCACATTGTGCTTGGTGTGCAGCTCCt AGATTTTCTGAAAAGAGATGTTTCCTTCCTAACATAAACACTAAAATACTTGTAACATGTCCAGAGAAATATACATGGAATCCGGACAATGTTTTTAGTATGGTGAGACATCGTAATTTAACCAAAGGAGGTTATTCAGTCGGTAGTAATGCTGGCATAGAAAGTCATGGTTCTTTCGAACATACTTCTTCCACAAATTATTCTAGCACAAGTTCTACACATTTTCATCAGGAAAGCTcgagtagtggtagtagtagtagtaaaagaCAAGATGCTGTACAAATGTGGCCCCAAGAAGTGAATTTAAAACTTAGAATAA atgAGGCCTATAGGATGTCATTTGCATATTCTCAAGCTGAAGATTATCCAGTTGATCTATATTATCTTATGGATTTAAGTAAATCGATGGaagatgataagaaaaagttATCTGACTTAGGTCAGTTACTCGTAGAAAGTATGAGTAAAATTACAAGCAATTTCCGTTTGGGTTTTGGTAGTTTCGTTGATAAAGTAGTAATGCCCTATGTAAACACAATGCCAAAATT TCTTGTAGAGCCATGTGATGGATGTGCAGCACCATATGGATACAAAAATATCATGAGACTTTCACAAGATACAAGACATTTTgct GGTTTAGTTAGAAATGCCTCTGTTTCGGGTAATTTAGATGCTCCTGAAGGAGGATTTGATGCAATTATGCAAGCTATTGTTTGTAGAAATCAAATTGGTTGGCGAGAAAAAGCCCGTAGACTGTTGGTATTTTCAACAGATGCTGGGTTTCATTACGCTGGTGATGGCAAATTAGGTGGCATTGTGAAACCAAATGATGGAATGTGCCATCTAGATTATAATGGTCTTTACACTCATTCTTCACTTCAAGATTATCCAAGCATATcgcaaattaatttaaaagttaaaCAAAATGCTATTAACATTATATGGGCAGTTACTGAAGAACAAatcaatgtatataaaaagttaacgAAACACGTAGAGGGATCATTTGCAGGAAAACTATCAGATGATTCGAGTAATGTTGTGGAATTGATTCGGGAACAATATAATGCTATTTCTAGTTCAGTAGAAATGAAAGATACTGCTAGTAGTGCTgtgaaagtaaaatatttttcaagttgTTTAGGCTCAGGACCAGCTATCGAAACTTCAAAGTGTGATGGATTGAAAGTTGGTACAAAAGTAGAATTTATTGCTGAAATCGAAGTTACTAGTTGCCCCACTAATCGGTCTGAATGGAAACagaaatttgatatttatccA GTTGGTATCAATGAaacattaacaattaatttagaaatgtTATGTGATTGTGAATGTGAACGAGATGGTCCTATGTATGAACCAAAATCTCCTGAATGTAATGGTGTTGGTACATTGAATTGTGGAGTCTGTGATTGTTATGATGGATTCTTTGGAAAACGTTGTGAATGTAGTCCACATCAAGAAATGAGTGGATTTGATAAGCATTTTCAATCTTGTAGACCAGATAATACGTCTCTAGTAGATTGTTCAGGAAGAGGTACTTGTGCGTGTGGTCAATGTGAatgtgaagaaagagagaatcctgaagaa atAATATCAGGTCGTTTTTGTGAGTGTGACAATTTCTCGTGCGATCGTGATCAAGGATTTCTTTGTTCAAATCATGGAACTTGTGAATGTGGACAGTGTGTTTGTAATGCTGGTTGGTCTGGACCATCTTGTAGTTGTAGATCTTCAAATGATTCCTGCATAGCACCAGGAACTATTAATGGTATACTTTGTTCAGGACAT GGTGATTGTATTTGTGGTGAATGTATTTGTCATGAAGAAGGTAACACAAGATACTCTGGTAAATATTGTAACAAATGCCCAACATGTCCAAGTAGATGTGAGGAACTTAAAAGTTGTGTACAATGTCAAATGTATGGAACTGGAAATTATAGCAATCCAGAAGAATGTGCTAAAAATTGCAGAGAATTTGTACCCGAAGCTGTAGAAAATGTTATAGGTGATGTTGATAATGATGAAGTTATGTGTTATGGAACAGATGAAGATGACTGCAAGtataatttcgtttattattataatgaaacgaATTGCTTAAAAGTACGTGCACAGGCAGAGAGAGAATGTCCACCTCGAGTGAATATGCTTGGAATAGTATTAGGAGTTATAGCTGCAATAGTTCTAATAGGTTTAgctttattgttattatggaaATTATTAACAACGATACATGATAGAAGAGAATTTGcaagatttgaaaaagaaagaatgctGGCCAAATGGGATACA GGTGAAAATCCTATTTATAAACAAGCAACATCTACTTTTAAAAATCCTACATATGctggaaaataa
- the LOC124952054 gene encoding anaphase-promoting complex subunit 7, with translation MSGLYEQIKLLYNQSLYSNVISLANLVLSLSEHNSELLPVHGKFHVYVYYADAHFYLGKYRKAEALYKKALQFRKCLLKSKCANKPLQDGQKDLPSDIDIKFQIHLCLIKLKNSQEALQVLQSIPGKQRTAKINMALAKMFHEQGMERSAITTYKEVLRECPLALEAAEGLLSLGIKGIEVNSLIVGCAANLSNLDWLNTWIKAHAQIHNREYTHAVVTLRSLDTINLLRDNFNLLTTMGECYYYAGDDKNALLCLRRARLIEPDVMTGVDIYAAVLYKTHHIKELERLISVITTNSENIGEIYVAMAYSLYASKKYNRANTLTAQALNLNPNDIEATILRGNILIEQKKYQDALFFFRHAVQLKPYRYEPHKGLIDCLVGMHRLREALNIASGSCKQLGHTPRVLTLYASVLMKDPVSVGKAKNLLEKALSQDEVYLPTVYLLAEIYEQEMNLEAAIELLERQVEIQPTCKLHQMLGDLWARVHNEEKALDQYAIALNLDPSNRRALEGMHRLDNTSSKLDSTYYMTVGEEQADTTYDVGDGLPDTDIDEAPDESETEAVWSDMDLEANSQ, from the exons ATGTCAGGATTGTACGAACAAATCAAACTTTTATACAATCAGTCGTTATATTCCAATGTTATTTCTCTT gcAAATCTGGTTTTATCCCTTAGTGAACATAATTCTGAACTTTTGCCAGTGCACGGGAAGTTTCATGTTTACGTGTATTATGCAGATGCCCACTTTTATTTaggaaaatatagaaaagcaGAAGCATTATACAAAAAAGCATTACAATTTCGGAAGTGCCTTTTGAAGTCTAAATGTGCTAACAAACCATTACAAGATGGTCAAAAAGATTTACCATCGGATATAgacataaaatttcaaattcacTTATGTTTAATCAAGTTAAAAAATTCACAGGAAGCGCTTCAAGTTCTTCAAAGTATTCCTGGTAAACAAAGAACTGCCAag ATTAATATGGCATTAGCAAAAATGTTTCATGAACAAGGAATGGAACGATCTGCTATTACCACGTATAAAGAAGTATTAAGAGAATGTCCTTTAGCCTTGGAAGCTGCTGAAGGACTATTATCTTTGGgaataaaaggaatagaagTTAATTCTCTTATAGTTGGATGTGCAGcaaatttatctaatttaGATTGGTTAAATACTTGGATTAAAGCACATGCTCAAATTCATAATAGAGAATATACTCATGCTGTTGTGACACTGAGATCTTTAGATACTATTAATTTACTaagagataattttaatttattaacaacTATGGgtgaatgttattattatgcaGGTGACGATAAAAATGCTCTGTTATGTTTACGAAGAGCTAGGCTTATTGAACCAGATGTAATGACAGG TGTTGACATTTATGCTgctgttttatataaaacacatCACATAAAAGAGTTAGAAAGGCTGATTTCTGTGATAACTACAAATAGTGAAAATATAGGTGAAATATATGTAGCCATGGCTTATTCTTTATATgcatcaaaaaaatataatagagcTAACACATTAACAGCGCAAGcattaaatttaaatccaAATGATATTGAAGCAACAATCTTAAGAGGAAATATTCttatcgaacaaaaaaaatatcaagatgcattatttttctttagacATGCTGTACAATTAAAACCATATCGTTATGAACCACACAAAGGCTTGATTGATTGTCTAGTCGGTATGCATAGATTAAGAGAAGCCTTAAATATTGCAAGTGGTTCTTGTAAACAGCTTGGCCATACTCCTAGAGTATTGACA CTATATGCTTCTGTACTAATGAAAGATCCTGTATCAGTTGGAAAAGCTAAAAATCTTTTGGAAAAAGCATTATCGCAAGATGAAGTTTATTTACCAACTGTATACTTGTTAGCTGAAATATATGAACAAGAAATGAACTTAGAAGCTGCAATCGAATTACTTGAAAGACAAGTTGAAATACAACCTACTTGTAAGCTGCATCAAATGTTAGGTGATCTCTGGGCAAGGGTACATAATGAAGAGAAAGCTTTAGATCAATATGCTATTGCTTTAAA TTTGGATCCAAGTAATAGAAGAGCATTGGAAGGAATGCATAGACTTGATAACACTTCAAGTAAATTAGATTCAACATATTATATGACTGTAGGAGAAGAACAAGCAGATACGACTTATGATGTTGGAGATGGTTTACCAGATACCGATATTGATGAAGCACCTGATGAAAGTGAAACTGAAGCTGTTTGGTCTGATATGGATCTTGAGGCTAATAGCCAATAG